The following are encoded in a window of Impatiens glandulifera chromosome 5, dImpGla2.1, whole genome shotgun sequence genomic DNA:
- the LOC124938837 gene encoding probable membrane-associated kinase regulator 3, with protein sequence MGADEDYIDMEITSSSSSSSSSPSSNLFSIINSPPQNREFEFQFQMSTPPTTTTTTTTTDLHHHNKQHSIFSPADELFFKGKLLPLHLPPRLQMVQILSTTTAPCTTSHTPMESCNISPTESCRPSCELNPDDYFFEWSSELNGFFTGDNNNTNTNKLIHKKSWTAISKKIRLLKQSSFGQRLMSSRSYFKSLFTTRSISSSSSVEKPISVDSKIIKKNPFLQIGKSTFPISVEAITTHRKSFSGAIKRHSPTKCLSSSFSSTDSSSSSSSNSSSSSISIRSMGFHELQLLKRSCSANSELESSIEGAIAHCKKSQHHFNSMTAVSEDKER encoded by the coding sequence ATGGGTGCAGATGAAGATTACATAGACATGGAAataacttcatcttcttcatcatcatcatcatctccaTCTTCAAACTTATTCTCCATCATAAACTCCCCACCACAAAACAGAGAATTCGAATTCCAATTCCAAATGTCAACTCccccaacaacaacaacaaccacaACCACAACcgatcttcatcatcataataaACAACATTCCATCTTTTCTCCAGCCGATGAACTCTTCTTCAAAGGAAAACTCCTCCCTCTTCATCTTCCTCCTCGTCTCCAAATGGTTCAAATTCTCTCCACAACAACGGCTCCCTGCACAACTTCCCACACTCCCATGGAATCATGCAACATTTCTCCAACAGAATCTTGCCGACCCAGCTGCGAACTCAACCCAGATGATTATTTCTTTGAATGGTCATCCGAGTTGAACGGATTCTTCACCGGAGATAATAACAATACTAACACTAATAAGCTCATTCATAAGAAATCATGGACTGCCATTTCCAAGAAGATCAGGTTACTTAAACAATCTTCATTTGGACAGAGACTTATGTCTTCTAGATCTTATTTCAAGTCACTCTTCACTACCCGctcaatttcttcatcttcatctgttgAAAAACCCATTTCTGTGGATTCTAAGATAATCAAGAAAAACCCATTTCTGCAAATTGGAAAATCGACATTTCCCATTTCAGTTGAAGCTATTACTACTCATAGGAAGTCTTTTTCAGGGGCGATTAAGAGACATTCACCCACCAAatgtctttcttcttccttctccagtaccgattcttcttcttcttcttcatcaaattcatcttcttcatcgatTTCAATCCGTTCAATGGGGTTTCATGAATTACAGTTACTTAAACGCAGCTGCAGCGCCAATTCTGAGCTTGAGAGTTCCATTGAAGGTGCTATTGCTCACTGTAAAAAGTCTCAGCACCATTTCAATTCAATGACTGCAGTTTCTGAAGATAAAGAAAGATGA